The following is a genomic window from Trachemys scripta elegans isolate TJP31775 chromosome 7, CAS_Tse_1.0, whole genome shotgun sequence.
AGGTTGAAAACGGGGATGACAATTTTTTCACGATTGCTGTTGGCAGTCTGAGATCTCTGTGCTGCTCCTTGCAGGGCTGTCCGGTAATTACAAAAGTTGCTAGATGGGTCCATATGATGCTGTTTTAAATACcccccccacaaaacaaaaccattatGTTTCTCATAGATATAGGTTTTAATCCAATGATTTTGTATAATTAGATcaattgctgaaaaaaaaaaaaagtgtaacatctgcttttctttactttttagGATCCATTCACAATAATTCAAAACAGGCCAGTCAATGTATGTAGTTTGGATCTAAGCTTTCCCTAGCAGGTGTTTGGATGCAAGGTACTGGATTGATATTACATTTAATAAACACCTTTTGGTGGCTTAGGGAATGTTTAACGGGAATGTGCTTCCCTAAAAGACACTTAATCTACGTTTTTATCTGCCTGTTGAGGATTGTGTTTTGAGAAGTTTCTTAGTGAAAAAATGTTGATCCCAGATCTCCACTAGATGGAGTATTTTAATTAGAGTTCagggtaaaacaaacaaacaaacaaacaaaaaaacacatccatTTAGATCTAGAGGTGGGAGAAATGGTCACTGTTAAAGGAAGTGCCTAGGAATATCTTTGGTTTGAGAATTCATTCCACTGTTAGAAAAGTGTCATCTGAAGGGagttaaaaagaagaaaatctatATCAATCTTTTTCCCCATGACAGGGAGAGGACTTCAAGTCAAGAGAAATGGTGCCAACCATTCCCAACTTATATGCATTCACACCTATGCCTAAGGCATTAGTACctaatgatttttattaaatagggTGTAAATCTTGTATATACCTCTAAAACATCAAATTTAGCTGTTTTGACCTTGGACCAGGTTTTCTTTAGCCGTGCGACAGGACTCAGGTTCATGCCAGCTGAAATGTAAGGGAGAGAAAGATGATTAAAACAAAGTTTGAGTGTACTTCTTTTAAATGTCAGTGTTGCATTTTTACACTCTTGTGCATTTTATTCTCTGGAAGACACTTCACAGCTGAGACTTCCAGCTAACACCCATTGCATTAATCTGTCACGGGTGCATGATACCACAGCAGGGGGTATGCCTACAGATGGAGTCAGTGAAGCTGGAGACTATGTGACCATTCTCATGTTGCTTAGGCTTTCAAGTGTGGTGGTCTTAACTACAAGTCAGCAGCTATGCTGGGGATACTCACAGATAATGGCCATCATTGAGTTGAAGTTTCCGATGTTAAAGCACTCTCTTGCCACATCAATAAAAAATTCCACTATTCTCGTCCGCTGCTTTTTCTTCACAACCTGAAACAAAGAACATGCCTTTGAGATGAAAAGGAAAGTATGTGTGTGAAGGGGAGCGGTGACTGGTGACTTTCAGAATGTGCTGTTGGAATTGGTGTCTCTATGGGCTGTCTCCACATGAGGGCGCTTATGAGGCAGCCTCAAGGGTATTCTGTCCAAATTCcctcttttttattaaaaaataaaccactgGATTTGGGGCTCCTATCAAGTCCTTGCCCAGTTGAAGGGAAGTGCAGTTCTTTGTTCACATGTGAGCTAAAGGCTTAGGGAATAGCATATAAACAAGACAGCCTCTATTAAGTAATTTCCTTGTACCaggggagagcgagagagagagaatgtagctGCCATCAAAATGCCAAAGATGAACCAACAATTCAAACCTCAAAGAAAAGAATGCCAAACTTGTGTCCCAGAGGAGCTGTAGGTCTTAATTCCAGGGGGAAAtgaaaagggaaggggagagagtgtTTCTCAAGCCTtaggtgtttttaattttcacTAAGGAGATTTTACCCAAACTTCTTAATGATACTCGAGGATGATGACAGAATATAAATAATTTTCCTTTACTGCAAAGATGCTAATGGGTGAGGCTAGTTATCCGCGTTGCATGTTTGGTTTCCTTCCCATCAGATGCAGTGCTGCATGCTGCTTGTGCTTTACCAATGGCTGGTATCCAAAGCCTATTAGTACTAAAATTACTCTCATCCCATTGGCTTAAATTCCTTCATTAAAACTCTCTCCTGCACTCTGACCCACAGGGTTGGCCTGACTAATACACATGTGGTCCTCTGTGTCCCTTCCATCATTCATCTTCAGCCGGCAACTATTTTTAAACAGGATATGCTCTGTTATCTCACTGCTGTTTTGCTGATGTCTCATGACAAAAGAAAATGGTTCAATAGTCACAAGTTTGGCACAATCTTCAGCATGGAGACTAAGAATGTTTTGGTTGCTTTAATAAATGTGTTGTCACTGCCTGACAATCCTGGAGGTTTTTTTGTAATTGAGTATCTATGGGAGCAATCTCTTTCTAGAGATTAGTAATAACCAATGAGATTTCAAGAGGCCACGACTGGCATCTTTGtagccagtctcagcagaagGTTATAGACTGAGTGGGTGTGGAGACTGAACTGCCCACAGAgcagatttttcatttcaaagagcTGGTAcagacttagggcctgatcctcagctggtgtaaatcagcagtgtCCCacagacttcactggagctatgctCACTTAACTTGCAGGGTTATCGGCTCTGCTTCCTTGAAATGTTTATTTCAAAGTGGCAACGTGCTCCCGGAGCACCAGATGTGGTGATCAAGTGAAAGGAGAGCTCTCGCACATGACACAACGGGAATATATATACAAAAAGAGATTGACTTGGGCAGTACAATTTTTGTGCATTTTCCCATTATAGAAGATACATTTAGCTTATATggattctctctgtctcttcacttcccaccccctgactcagTTTCTTCTCCTTAATCCTGTGTGTACAACAGCAGAAGGTATTCCCATGGCATCCAATGATGTCCCAAAATAAGCAGAATGACTTAATTGCATAATGCTATGGAAGGACAGAGTGAATTTGCAAAGcaccaaaacatttgttttactaCTGGTAGCTTTGGTAATAGCCAAGCATGCTATGAAAACACCAAAAAGCTATGTTAAATCAAACTTTATGGAAGTTCCCCTTCAGTGGGTGTAACTAGCATAAATGTGGAAGCTATGTAGAAATATAAACCACAGGGCTTTGAACCTATAAAACACTGATACAGGTACATAACTTCATGCATGAGTTGTtctattgacttaagtgggactactcaggtgcACAAGGAGTGAATTTACTTAAATtcctgcaggatcagggtccctATGCATAACATCACAATGGTGTGATTTGTCTTTAAAGGCAGGGTTCTTCGATAGAAAGAAGATCCCCCCAGTACTTACCCTACAAATCTCTGTAGCCACCAGCATGCTGAGGCAGTTGAACCAGTTGTCATAGGCCTCCAAGGTGTAGGTTTTGGTAACATCGCCTCGGCACTGAAAGAGAAGAGGCCATATATTAATCCCCACTAAACCCAGATAAAGATTAGTGTAAATGTATCCGGTCATCACATGTTAACTATAAACAGGTATCCAGTAATGAGGTAACCTCACTAAACAGCTCTGGATTATGAGCACAAAAAAGGATGCAGATATTCctactcagttttttttttttctgttcaggggagttgagagagagaagagggcaaGGGTTTATAGATTGTTCAAATGTGTCCAAATTTTCCTGCCCTTTACCCATCTTCCTCTAAagaaatgtgtatgtgtgtttgttctctctctctttctctcatttaACATATTACCTTATTATCTGAagaaagttaagaaaaaaaaaagttgcctgGGAAATTAGTGTCAATTTTTTAAGGATGCCCTACTAAATTATTAGAAATGATGCTTCaattaaaatttactttttttttattatttctacttAATCTGAGAGAGCATCTATAATGTTAATATCTCAGCAGATTTCCCTAGTTCCTATTCTTACAACAGATTTGCCATTGAGGGCCAAGGGGGAAATGAAGGGGCAATTGCCATCTCCAGCATCTTGCCTTCCAAACTTCTGAACATCCCAATGTTAACGCACCATTAAATATGAGGCGGAGcagtttctttgtttttctttcactcTTTAGCTGTAGCTCCTCCGGCAAAGGGCAAAAAGTAACAAACCCACAGTTAGAAACAGCAAAACCAATGCTGGACACTTAGCAGGAGGTGTCCTTTTGGACTGTAACATTTTACTGGTTAAGAGAAGATCTGTTTGTGTTCCACCCTCTGAACTATAATTCAGGTGCAATGGGACAAACCTGGTAGGCTCTCATCTCTGCTGGGTGGATGCCATTCTCAAAAGAGTGAATAACTCTGTATTCcctgtttaatatttaaaaatagttattcTTTCTTTCCCTACAAGTCTGTATGTGTTAGCATGTGTCTGGATGGCGACTCAAGTTAACATTAGAGAGCACACTAATTTACATCAGGGAACTAGCAATGCTTAATCAACAGCATCAGGATTTAACTAGCCCAGAGTTTCAAGAAGCATGAGGGAGCAGCCAGGTCAGAGAGTCTGAATAGTTTTCTGAACTGCTATAGCAGCAGGAGTAACTCAGCTTTTCTTTGGTCTTACCAAAGAAAAAGACTATCATGATGATTGTCCCTGAGTATGGTGGAAACAGAAACCCAGATTGACTAATTCAGTGGTAGATGAACTGCCACAGAATTCTGCTACCTCATAGGCTTTCATGAATCTGGCATACAGACATTTGAACTGCTGAAGCTCCTTACTCCTTACCCACACACGCACCTTGTGATTATCCAGGGAATCCATGTGACTGACAATCTGCATCAGATCCTCTGCGTAAATGTtgctcaccctctcctgcattgGGGGGAGTAGGAATTGTCAATGTATAAAGACCAACATAAACAGGATTCCAGCCGAAAGGTATGCCAATGGGGCCTAAGACATTATCAGAGTGGCCTTCATACCTCTCTCTCCTACAAGCTTTGCTCTAATTATCCTGATTGAGCTTAGGCACCAACAATGACTTGCTCTAGTTCTGTTCTTCTGAGACCCCAATATTCCGAGTGtgatcttctctctttctctctccagtaGGGAACTAGGAAAGAAGCCTCTACCCTGGCACCAGCTCTTGCTCTCCCTCCATTCTTTGTCAGTGGATTGAAAGGAGAGGCCAAACACTCTAAGGTACCACATGGTTGCCTTCATAGTAGCTTGACTAtaaagctggccctggcttttagaGACCTAATGTTTGGGAGTGTCTTTCTCCTCACCCCTGAAAGCACTGTACCCTCTTTCTTCCCTCACAGATTTACCCGGTTGCTTTCACGCATTCATCACTTCCCATCTGTTAGATTGGAGCACTTTAATTACACTGAAAGCCTGATCttacatccactgaagtcaatggcaaactcctgGCCATGAATATGTTAACATGCAGTAAATAGAAAATGAAAGGACTAAAATGTGGAAATCCAAATCTCACCAGCTCAATATGAGTTAGCTGCTGCGCCAAGATCAGTGGGTCACAACATATGCTCAATATGTCCTTCTGGGTCGACTGTGGCTTGTTTTTAAGGATGGTTCCTTTATCAGTAACAGGTTGCCTGAATTTCTCTTTTATCTCCTGGTACTGACTCCTTGCAGAGAGGGTCATCAGTAGATTCTGTGTCATCTGGCTGATGATCTTCTTCACGGTTCCATTTTCCTAAGCGCAAGATGACATTGATAAGTAAGAACCTTTACTTTGTACAGCGAGTACAAATATGGGATTTgtatcaggaaggaatttctgaCAGGTTAATAAGGCTGCTTAGCATCTGGTATTTTCTATCCTATCATCAGAGCTGATTTTCATGTGGCAAATGAGCCCATCTCAGGGTACTCTAAATATCTATGTAGCTTTGCAAATTAACATTctcacaccctcctccccaacttTGCTTTTCAATAGCTTAGCAGCAATTGCAGTCTCTCTTCTTGGCTCAGAACCCATTTCAAAAGCGACTGGGTCAGTCCTTTGGAAGCAGGTGTACTGAAAGGCTGTGGGTCTTCTGCCTTTGCAAGGCTTCTTGTCTCTTTCTGTGTAGGAAATGGCAAAATACTTGATCCTTAATTGTGCTACCAATAGTCTGGCTGGCCTGAACAGAGTCATGGGAATTCCCATCCTAGATCACACTAATGAACTgttctagctcagtatcctgcctGCAGCAGTGGTTGGCTGTGCACCCTGCAATTCAGAGAAGGCCCAAAATCTCCACAGTGCACTTGGCCAACAAAGGTGCCCTACTCTTCGGTTTTCCAGAATAGATGTAAGAAAAAAGACCTGAAGGAAGAGCATAGGCCCGAGCTATTGCACTGACTATATTTCTACCGATTACTCCATTAATATACATTCACTTTCCATATTGCATTTCATTACTAATTGGCAATCTGTGCAAGTTGAATTATTTCTGCTGTGGCTTGGTTGCACATCTCCAGCTTCTAGTGAACATTTGGAGCTGGGGATGCATGACCATGATGGTCCTTTATGAATCCAGTAGTTGTGCACCTTGCCTCACAAAGTGCCTGTGCCCCACTTGCTCTCATGTAGACTTCCTCATGACATCTCCCTGAGAAACAATTTGATTCCTTCCCAACTGCTTGATCCCGCTGTACCCCTTTAAATACCCTAACTGCCAAACCACAGTCTTCCTAACCAGTGCTCcgactctctctctttcagttgcCAAATCAATTACTCAGCTTTCCTGTGCCTTCCTCTTTCCctatgatatcactctcctgggTTTCCATGGACCAATTCCTTTGAAGTAAGGTGGTGTTTTAAGGATTAATGTTGTTGCTGTCATGTTCTCTGCATCCAGAGTCAACTGGATGCACTGAAGTGGGGTGGAATGGGTCTGTGACTATTCAAGGAAGCCACCAATGTGCAGTGATGACTGAAAACTATGTAGCAGATGCAAGAGATGATGGCTATCAAAAAGTTGTCTGTAGTATGCTATAATTAAGCAATAATAGTGTCATAACGTTGCTTTACAAGGCAATAATCTGGCTCCAAAGTGGAATCAAATAAGAAGCTGAAGGCAGCATTGTTTATCTTGATGCGGCAACAGGATTATTgctcagcagcagctggctggAGCTATTATTGCTATTATGCTACGAAAGCCTAAAACACAAGTTTGCAGGAGTTTCTTTAAGAGTTCCGCTTCTATTCGGAGTTACACTGGGTTTTACACcataaatccattgatttcaatagtgaCAGCTGATTTACACCTACATAGATGAGGGGAGAATGGCCCCCTAGCAATGGATTATGTATTTTGCAAGATAAGGGAAGAAAGTTTAAATGTAGGAGAAGGTGAGGGTGGTGGGTTGTTTAGATGTTTGTGTGACTATGGAGAAAGCAATTGGAATGAGATAACACTTATGAGTTGCCTACAGTCCACATGGCTCTTGTGAATTTATAAATCTGAGTCTAAGAACACTGAGTCTAAATATTTGCTCATTCAGCCACAAAAATCTGTTATGCTGTCCTCGACACTCCAAATCAACATCAGCATGACTTCCTTACATCTATTTCTATTCACTCCTAATATCTTATACatccagaaaagcagggaagctgaaaaaggtgaaaaattaaaaaccaaaccaaaccccaatAACTTTGTTTTAGACACTGCTAGGTAATTTATTCAAAcataaaagaacaggagacaaACAGTGAGGCTGGGAGCCATTTGCTATTTGTTAGTGTCAAATTACATTTCTAGGGGTCAGACACAGCCTAACCCTTCACAGACAGAGAACTTGACATGTAGCCTTGTTAAAAGGATAAATGCTACGATACCATAATAAACGACATCACATGAAACCTCAGCAACCGGTGCACTGAGCGATTCCATAAAGCCAGTGATTTTTCTCCCAACTGGCAATTTATTCTTGTATATAAAGCTAGAGCATTTCCTCTTGTTCCCAATAATAGAGATCTGAAATACTCCTATCACAATGGCTAAAAGTCTGAACTTGCTATATCAAAgtggaaaatgtttaaaaatgaatcaCCTTTTTATAGCAGGATCCCTGCCAActactttttttcctgtttacaaAGACAACAGAAGGGCTATTGTAATCCTACCTCTTTTTCACCTATTAGGACACTGACATTTTCTTAGTAGCATGCAGGTAAACAATACTGCTGACTCAATGAACTAGCGTACTTCCTTTTGACAACAGCTGTAGCAGCTAATTGTATAATGATTTATTGCTGCCTCCTACAATGCTGTTAAACCTGTTGCTCTTCATCCTTCTCTTAAGAGAAACAAAGCACATACCTAATCCTGTTGTCATAAAAAGCTAGGGAGGCTAGTCTTTAAATGGATCCAAAGcatcagaaaaacattttttcactttAATTCTTATGATCTATtcatgttacttttttttttaaaaaaacttcaatTTCTTCAATATAGTTGTCCCCTCAGACTCCCCCCTGCCCCGTCCCTCTTTCTGACTCCAGTTTTGTAGTGACTTCCTTTGTCACGCGAGCTTTCTAACTAACTGTTTCACAATAGGATTCTCCATTGTTAGTTTTAGCCACTCTGGATCTACCGAATTGGCAGGTTACTTTGGAGGAAGTTTTCTCCTGTCTTGCTAGACATGAAAGCTCACAACAGTTCAGATTTGTAGTTAGACCAGCGTTGAATAGGTAGACGCCAGCTTAAAGATCTTTCTTTGTGTTAGTATTATTATATTCTTGTTACAGCTGTCATCATAGTTCTCATTGGGGATTGGTCCCGAGGCATCGAGGACTAAAGCAAATGCTTTTATAGCTAGCATTAAAGATTCTTTTGAAAGTTACAGTCCATGTGGATCAGGCACTGAATCGGATGCATAAAGTACACTATACTGTGTGTTGGAATTGTATTCTACCTTACAATCcgctttctttcttcctcctctcaccTCCTATACCATCAGCAGGTGCTGTGTCATCTCCCCCTGGGACCCGGCGATACACACCCAGTTTTTCCTAAGTTCATCTCCTAACCCATATCCAATGGTTGCTCTGACAGCTCAGCAGTTGTTATTCTAACCTGGTTAGGAGGTGCACAGCAATGGTGGGGAGAAAATACTAAGATGACTATACGTGGAAGAGAAACCTAGAATACAGTTTATTTCCCCCCTTACCTCATCGCATTGTGTGATCCTGTGAGCAATCTCCTTCAGCTCTTTCATGGATTTCTCATCCTGGAAGTCATAGGGAAATGTTTCTGTCCATTCTTTCAGGAGCTGAATGATCTTGGTAGCAAAGGATTTTAGCTTTGCCTAGAGAGGAGTAGAGATGGGTTGATTACTGACCCATGGACCTCTTATTGCTGTGAAGGTGAGTGAATGCTTGATGAAGGAAAGTGCACACCCTGAGCCACAATCAAAAATAATTCAATCAGTAGCAGGTGTGTGCATTTACTAAAATATGTATTTAGTTGTGTTGATGAAATTACACAGagagctcctcagctgatgtaaattagccCAGTGCCATTGAAACTGGCTAGCTTTTCTTTCTAAACCAAAAGCTTTGAAGATATTTTAAGGCTAGTCATAAATAGCTAGGGAGATGATGGTATTGTACAAGTGTTTtgttcaactgaagtcaatgttatGTGGCTgacttacaccaactgaggactAGAGCAATACCTTAATTTCTTAATTGAAATGTACACAGTTGCAGTATCATAACCAAGCATCTTTCCAGTGAAGCGCTCAGAAAGAATGTTTTCCTTCtgtagaatttttttaatcaggaCCCCCAGATTGTGCTTTGTTTGAAATAAgcaatcaaataaataaatgctacAAAAGAGGTTGTATGTACTTTGCATTACATCTAAATCAAAAGGGACTTTGACAATAAAATGTTGGCTCTTGCTCCAAAAGCCCTCAGAGAAAGGAGTTAGCTCTTCACCTCTGTCACCTGACAAGTGAATTCTCTAGTGTCGTGCACTGAGGCTGTTCCATCACATGGCTCTGATTTGGATTCTAATTAATCCAGCTTTGGTGGTGAAAGACGATTGTACTGGTAAATTCAAAGGGATGTGGTTATAAGGGGTTTGGAGAGAGTTTTaataaacacccccccacacccccgccccagtcAATGATCACTCTGCAATTTGACCAAGCTGAGTTAATTGGGAAGATGACTTTTTATATGGGCAGTTGTGTACTATCCATCAAACAGAACAAACTGAGGGTCGTGCTTCAGCAGAACCTCAGTAGAGTGTGCACATGTTCTTGCTGATTCTGCACAGGATACAGCATCTTGAACAGCACTCTTGGCAAGCAACTGCCTTATTGCACAGGACACGGCAAATCCCATTTAACAAACCAGGCAGCATTATGGGCTATGGTCAAGACGCACACAACTAGGAAGACAGCAAGTATGGAGTGAATTACTGAGGGTCCACTTTGGTAGTCATAAGACTGGGAAATGATTTTGTTCACTATTTCCTaggagggtcaaattctgccagcATATATCCTGTACACCCCTCCTCCCAAATCAGCATAAATCAGTGTGGGCACATGGCCTAAATCAGGGTGGAATTTGACTTTTGACTGTAAGAAGGAAGACTTTCTAATTTTAGTCTTGTTTATATTTAACTTTGGTTAAGAGACTCATTTGGTTCTAAAAGAAGCTTAATTCTAAGAAAATAAAGAGGaagttttctcttttgtttaccatcccagctgagtcactgaaaaagTTCCACTATGCAAAGTGCAGTTCCTCCTCAGCACTGGTTAGGGTACTTCCCTCtgtgatttccccctcccacctcttgGAATTTACAGCAAGTCAGCTAGCAGGTTCAAGTGTCAGTAGAAGAAACAAATGGGTTGAAAACAGGATGTTTTGTGAGAACCTGACTGGAattcctgctctcccctcccccccaacagcaTGCTCAGTGAGATGAGCAAAATCCCCTCTCTGAGACACTTTTGTTAAATAAGCCTCTTGTTTTTATGACTTCTAACAGTTCACTCAAGTGTAACCAGTGGGAGAATTAACAATGGCTGctctgaatttaaaataaaaccacgCAGAGTTTGGACCCTTCAGAAGTGAGCCACTAAAAGGATTGTACAGGGTGGGGAAGTGCTACTGGCTTATACAGAAATGTTAACTGTGTGCTGTTTCTAGTTGCATTTTAATCCCATTGGAATTCTGTTGGTCTTGCTGGGGAGAGATGGATGGAATCCCATCTAAAACTCACCCTTGTACTCTAAACAGCATCTGGAGGAAGTTCTCTGAATGCAAACCTCTTTTTGAGAAATGGGTAGCAACTCCAgttttcctccctgccccaccaaaTTTGGTGTCCAGCCCTTACTGAAACCTTTACCTTCTCTCCCTAAATACTCCAGCTGCTAGAATGCATGATTGacatcccagctctgtcactgaatgacacATGTATTATCCCTACATAAACCCAAATGTTtaggtgtgtgggaagggggaggtgctTTACAAATGACTGGATTAAATCctgtccatgtttttttttttttttttgtacaaacgGTGGCTTACAGTCCTGGCAGTGGAAAGTCTACTAGGAGAGGAGATAGAGTTAGCAAAACGGCAGATGTGCTCTTTGCTGGAGGTGGGCAGCTAAAAAAGTGGGTGTGTAATTGAATACTTGAGGTGGCACTGATTCAGCGCATCCTTACTACAACCTCTGCCAGCGTAGTTCCTGTGGATCCCCTGCTGTAAATTCAagctcctcccacacccactCAGTAAAATAAtgaggcagggcagcagcaggattACTGCCTAACCTTCAATTTCAATCACCGTTTGCCTCTGGCGTATGCAATTTTATATCTCCCTGTGCAGCATGAATTAATGCGGTCCACTGTTAAAGTGTTGAGTGGTGTAACTCAGTGTAGCGAGCtggtggggcagatcctcaactggtgtaaataggCACAGCTCCACTATCTGTTTTTTCCACCAGGCTTATTTTAATGATGATGATCTTGACTGTACCTTTTTGATTTTGAATTTGGGGAACATTCAAATTCATCCTCACAGCTATAACGGTCTGCTGCATATTAGCATAGATTtagaataatgtatttattttggggTGTATGTTTGTTCACTATGCATGCACCCCCACACGCAGGCTGTCAGAATTTGTTTTCCTCACTGTTCAAAGCTAGGAATCTAATGCAAGACAAGCTACATTACCCAGCAAGAATACAAGTGTGACAGAGCTTATCAGTTGCTTTCACTGCCTGATGAAAACAAGATGTTCTTTCTGAATGCAACACTGAAAATCATCAGCCCAGAAAAATGCTAGATTCCTGTTTCATGTGCATGCTGATAAAACTCAGTGCTGTGTGATGGGTTTGTGATGATGCACACATCTGTGATGAtagataaaaatcagaaaatttgGGCTAGTAATTCTGTGGGGGACAGCAACTGGCATGCATGTTTTTTATGCATACAAGAAATGTACCTGCCTACTCTTTTGATAGCTTTACTTCCCTATTCCTGTCCCTTTACATCCCTGTTCAAGAGAGACAATAAGCTTTGCAGTATTTTTAATATCCATAGTAGAAGTCGTATTATGGTAATGCTCTGCCACCCCATTGAGACcgggaccctattgtgctaagcattgtgggacagattttaaaaaggtatttagatgcctaatgcCAACTGATATTAATGAGAGctagacacctaaatatctttgaaaatctgaccctgcaCATGTACCTTTGGGGAGAGATCCCTGCAATATGTATAATTTCTCCTGGCTGTCTCTGAAAAGTTCTTATTCCATCACATTCTGTTGGAGCATAAAATGGTAGCAACATTTTTTCTCTCCAGATGTCCTCATTTCTCTCTTTTGAGTGTTAACTAATGCATGGCTCATGGTTGTTAAACATAACACTCCAAACATAGCACTGCCAACAGCCCAACTCCTGACCCTCGGTGTCCTGTACCACA
Proteins encoded in this region:
- the RASGEF1A gene encoding ras-GEF domain-containing family member 1A isoform X4 encodes the protein MFLETLETMPQTPIFSSMLGSSCSGQVQPDMGERCGDPVYQDGNLVSGSLEVLIERLVPTMDYYPDRTYIFTFLLSSRVFIHPHELLAKVGQICIKQKQQLEIGSEADKAKLKSFATKIIQLLKEWTETFPYDFQDEKSMKELKEIAHRITQCDEENGTVKKIISQMTQNLLMTLSARSQYQEIKEKFRQPVTDKGTILKNKPQSTQKDILSICCDPLILAQQLTHIELERVSNIYAEDLMQIVSHMDSLDNHKVRVWCRGDVTKTYTLEAYDNWFNCLSMLVATEICRVVKKKQRTRIVEFFIDVARECFNIGNFNSMMAIISGMNLSPVARLKKTWSKVKTAKFDVLEHHMDPSSNFCNYRTALQGAAQRSQTANSNREKIVIPVFNLFIKDIYFLHKMHTNRLPNGQINFKKFWEISRLIHDFITWKQVECPFEKDKKIQSYLLTAPIYSEEALFIASFESEGPENHMEKDSWKTLRTTLLNRA
- the RASGEF1A gene encoding ras-GEF domain-containing family member 1A isoform X3 produces the protein MYILQKKMRETMPQTPIFSSMLGSSCSGQVQPDMGERCGDPVYQDGNLVSGSLEVLIERLVPTMDYYPDRTYIFTFLLSSRVFIHPHELLAKVGQICIKQKQQLEIGSEADKAKLKSFATKIIQLLKEWTETFPYDFQDEKSMKELKEIAHRITQCDEENGTVKKIISQMTQNLLMTLSARSQYQEIKEKFRQPVTDKGTILKNKPQSTQKDILSICCDPLILAQQLTHIELERVSNIYAEDLMQIVSHMDSLDNHKVRVWCRGDVTKTYTLEAYDNWFNCLSMLVATEICRVVKKKQRTRIVEFFIDVARECFNIGNFNSMMAIISGMNLSPVARLKKTWSKVKTAKFDVLEHHMDPSSNFCNYRTALQGAAQRSQTANSNREKIVIPVFNLFIKDIYFLHKMHTNRLPNGQINFKKFWEISRLIHDFITWKQVECPFEKDKKIQSYLLTAPIYSEEALFIASFESEGPENHMEKDSWKTLRTTLLNRA
- the RASGEF1A gene encoding ras-GEF domain-containing family member 1A isoform X1, which produces MAEPLCNAAVKKCKETMPQTPIFSSMLGSSCSGQVQPDMGERCGDPVYQDGNLVSGSLEVLIERLVPTMDYYPDRTYIFTFLLSSRVFIHPHELLAKVGQICIKQKQQLEIGSEADKAKLKSFATKIIQLLKEWTETFPYDFQDEKSMKELKEIAHRITQCDEENGTVKKIISQMTQNLLMTLSARSQYQEIKEKFRQPVTDKGTILKNKPQSTQKDILSICCDPLILAQQLTHIELERVSNIYAEDLMQIVSHMDSLDNHKVRVWCRGDVTKTYTLEAYDNWFNCLSMLVATEICRVVKKKQRTRIVEFFIDVARECFNIGNFNSMMAIISGMNLSPVARLKKTWSKVKTAKFDVLEHHMDPSSNFCNYRTALQGAAQRSQTANSNREKIVIPVFNLFIKDIYFLHKMHTNRLPNGQINFKKFWEISRLIHDFITWKQVECPFEKDKKIQSYLLTAPIYSEEALFIASFESEGPENHMEKDSWKTLRTTLLNRA
- the RASGEF1A gene encoding ras-GEF domain-containing family member 1A isoform X2, coding for MPQTPIFSSMLGSSCSGQVQPDMGERCGDPVYQDGNLVSGSLEVLIERLVPTMDYYPDRTYIFTFLLSSRVFIHPHELLAKVGQICIKQKQQLEIGSEADKAKLKSFATKIIQLLKEWTETFPYDFQDEKSMKELKEIAHRITQCDEENGTVKKIISQMTQNLLMTLSARSQYQEIKEKFRQPVTDKGTILKNKPQSTQKDILSICCDPLILAQQLTHIELERVSNIYAEDLMQIVSHMDSLDNHKCRGDVTKTYTLEAYDNWFNCLSMLVATEICRVVKKKQRTRIVEFFIDVARECFNIGNFNSMMAIISGMNLSPVARLKKTWSKVKTAKFDVLEHHMDPSSNFCNYRTALQGAAQRSQTANSNREKIVIPVFNLFIKDIYFLHKMHTNRLPNGQINFKKFWEISRLIHDFITWKQVECPFEKDKKIQSYLLTAPIYSEEALFIASFESEGPENHMEKDSWKTLRTTLLNRA